Proteins co-encoded in one Arthrobacter sp. ERGS1:01 genomic window:
- a CDS encoding aldo/keto reductase, translating to MHLAPKVPLNNGVLIDALGYGVYKVPAPDCADLVSTALDAGYRTVDTAALYANEEGVGQAVRAAVDGGLPREEIFVTSKVWNDRQGYDSTLAAFGESMDRLGLEYLDMFLIHWPCPAQDLYIPTYKALETLYGEGRVRAIGVSNFEPEHLHRLMDATDVVPAVNQIELHPWLQQRELRALHAELGIATQAWSPLARGGLLEDATLAGLAAAHGKSVAQIVLRWHVQSGHLVIPKASSQARIAENLNVFDFVLSGTEMDTLAAMDSGRRSGSDPGAMK from the coding sequence ATGCATTTGGCTCCCAAAGTCCCCCTGAACAACGGCGTCCTCATTGACGCGCTCGGCTACGGCGTCTACAAGGTTCCCGCCCCCGACTGCGCCGACCTTGTCTCCACGGCGCTCGACGCCGGCTACCGCACCGTGGACACCGCGGCGCTGTACGCCAACGAGGAAGGTGTGGGCCAAGCCGTCCGGGCCGCCGTGGACGGCGGGCTCCCGCGCGAGGAGATCTTCGTCACCTCCAAGGTCTGGAACGACCGCCAGGGGTACGACTCAACGCTGGCCGCGTTTGGCGAATCCATGGACCGGCTGGGCCTTGAGTACCTCGACATGTTCCTGATCCACTGGCCCTGCCCGGCCCAGGACCTTTACATCCCCACCTACAAGGCCCTGGAAACGCTGTACGGCGAGGGCCGGGTGCGGGCCATCGGCGTCAGCAACTTCGAACCCGAGCACCTGCACCGGCTGATGGACGCCACGGACGTGGTGCCGGCCGTCAACCAGATTGAACTGCACCCGTGGCTGCAACAGCGCGAGCTGCGCGCCCTGCACGCCGAGCTGGGCATCGCCACGCAGGCGTGGAGCCCGCTGGCCCGCGGCGGACTGCTGGAGGACGCCACGCTCGCGGGACTGGCCGCGGCCCACGGGAAGTCCGTGGCGCAGATCGTGCTGCGCTGGCACGTCCAGTCCGGCCACCTGGTGATCCCCAAGGCCAGCAGCCAGGCCCGGATTGCCGAAAACCTGAACGTCTTCGACTTTGTCCTCAGCGGGACCGAGATGGACACCCTGGCCGCCATGGACAGCGGCCGGCGTTCCGGCTCCGACCCCGGCGCCATGAAGTAG
- a CDS encoding alpha/beta fold hydrolase, giving the protein MDEKVKENTAPVRKPVTVDLAGRVNEHTVDVAGTAVHYWDYAPRDWTPESRTIVMVHGFRGDHHGLERVVELLPEHRVIMPDLPGFGRSPAFAGTAHSIDGYGQFLAGFLDTLALGAGTVLLGHSFGSIVASHFAASHPGRVYPLVLVNPIAAPALEGPKGVMTKLAVFYYWASAKLPAALGNALLRSKLIVRVMSVTMAKTKDPDLLAFIHGQHHAYFSGFANRDMLLESFQASVGGTVREVAGQLALPTLLIAGAQDEIATLPTQHVLKDLLPQGELVVIPDVGHLIHYETPAPAAAAIIDFLERHPAP; this is encoded by the coding sequence GTGGATGAGAAAGTGAAGGAAAACACCGCACCCGTGCGCAAGCCCGTCACCGTGGACCTGGCCGGACGCGTCAACGAGCACACGGTGGACGTAGCCGGCACGGCCGTCCACTACTGGGACTACGCCCCGCGGGACTGGACGCCGGAAAGCCGCACCATCGTCATGGTGCACGGCTTCCGCGGCGACCACCACGGGCTGGAACGGGTCGTGGAGCTGCTGCCCGAACACCGGGTCATCATGCCCGACCTGCCGGGGTTCGGCCGCTCCCCCGCCTTTGCCGGCACGGCACACAGCATTGACGGGTACGGGCAGTTCCTTGCCGGTTTCCTGGACACGCTGGCGCTGGGTGCCGGCACCGTCTTGCTGGGCCATTCCTTCGGCTCCATCGTGGCCAGCCACTTCGCCGCATCCCACCCGGGCCGGGTGTATCCGCTGGTCCTGGTCAACCCGATCGCGGCACCGGCCCTCGAGGGCCCCAAGGGCGTCATGACCAAGCTTGCGGTGTTCTACTACTGGGCTTCGGCCAAGCTTCCGGCTGCGCTGGGCAACGCCCTGCTGCGCAGCAAGCTCATTGTGCGGGTCATGAGCGTGACCATGGCCAAAACCAAGGATCCGGATTTGCTGGCGTTCATTCACGGCCAACATCACGCGTACTTCAGCGGTTTCGCCAACCGGGACATGCTGCTGGAATCCTTCCAGGCATCGGTTGGCGGCACGGTCCGCGAGGTGGCCGGGCAACTGGCCCTCCCCACCCTGCTCATTGCCGGCGCTCAGGACGAGATCGCCACGCTGCCCACGCAACACGTCCTGAAGGATCTGCTGCCCCAGGGCGAACTAGTGGTCATCCCCGACGTGGGCCACCTCATCCACTACGAAACACCGGCCCCGGCGGCAGCGGCCATCATCGACTTCCTCGAAAGGCACCCCGCCCCGTGA